In Lentilitoribacter sp. Alg239-R112, the following proteins share a genomic window:
- a CDS encoding ATP-binding protein, whose translation MVNVNNIRAANDARLKMESIPKKFNDRELMGNTKLFAKPRYRRLVSAEPFLKRSIPILILTFLIFLAAARSISVFEHYDRYKEGAEQATLLTVTAVSSIISADPLPATEANRWETEAQIDKVLSKYSIEQGRIVAVADQNGNIFASSALGYDFVEQNISTLLGSSSPLQQFGDRAGLQVVTLPEAVGPFSGSNMLTAVAHLENSSGYILVMSPEAPTLLTWFRKTISLNATLFIATAAILVMILYAYFIQVGHTRESNEMYAETERRVDMALSRGRCGLWEWDMAQSRLYWSSSMYEMLGMPARDNVLSFEEAANLMHPEDGNIYVLARLAARGEIREIDHEFRMRHANGSYVWLRARAQLIDRTSSGRYLVGIAMDVSEQHRLQKRKAEADQRLFDAIESTREAFVLWDKDGKLVIWNDHFQKVHNIPEEVLMAGADRDVVMEAAKRPIVDKLVPAISSNGYTKSYEIKLADGSWLQISERRTSDGGLVSVGTDITTLKLNQDRLKESERRLMATVGDLSRSQEELEAKAAELSKLNLDYQVEKERAEAANRSKSQFLANMSHELRTPLNAVIGFSEILKTGMFGPLGSEKYEEYTEDIHSSGKHLLGLINDILDMSKIEAGQMQIEREPVRLDPVINEAVRLISTQATTKSIQLYHEIAPNLELAGDRRAMKQVLLNLLSNAVKFTDNKGNIRVRARQVNEAIVLSIQDTGIGIPKHAMSKIGQPFEQVQNQFSKSKDGSGLGLAISRSLIKLHGGFMRISSKEGVGTTVSVRIPVNVVPAAKQEEDGQDDQSAAA comes from the coding sequence ATGGTGAATGTTAACAACATTCGCGCGGCAAATGACGCGCGGCTGAAGATGGAATCTATTCCCAAAAAGTTCAACGACCGCGAACTGATGGGCAACACAAAGCTCTTTGCAAAACCGCGCTACCGTCGGCTTGTAAGTGCCGAACCATTTCTCAAGCGCTCCATCCCTATTCTCATTCTCACCTTCTTGATTTTCCTTGCCGCAGCGCGCAGCATTTCGGTGTTTGAACATTACGATCGTTATAAAGAAGGTGCGGAACAGGCAACACTTCTTACTGTGACAGCTGTAAGTTCTATCATCTCGGCAGACCCACTTCCCGCAACTGAAGCAAACCGGTGGGAAACCGAGGCACAGATTGATAAAGTGCTGAGCAAATACTCCATCGAACAGGGCCGCATCGTTGCCGTTGCTGATCAAAATGGTAATATATTTGCCAGCTCTGCGTTGGGTTATGACTTCGTGGAGCAGAACATATCAACTCTTTTGGGTTCAAGCTCTCCATTGCAGCAATTCGGCGATCGTGCTGGCTTGCAAGTAGTCACGCTGCCAGAGGCAGTTGGTCCCTTCTCCGGTTCGAACATGCTAACAGCGGTAGCACATTTGGAAAATAGTTCGGGCTATATATTAGTGATGTCTCCTGAGGCTCCAACTTTACTAACCTGGTTTCGCAAAACCATTTCTCTAAATGCAACATTATTTATCGCAACGGCGGCGATACTTGTAATGATCCTCTACGCTTACTTCATTCAGGTTGGGCACACGCGTGAATCGAATGAAATGTATGCTGAGACGGAACGCCGCGTTGATATGGCGCTGTCCCGTGGTCGCTGTGGGCTCTGGGAATGGGATATGGCGCAAAGTCGCCTATATTGGTCTAGCTCGATGTATGAGATGCTTGGCATGCCAGCACGTGATAATGTCTTATCATTTGAGGAAGCAGCTAATCTGATGCACCCCGAAGATGGTAATATCTATGTTCTTGCACGCCTTGCAGCACGTGGCGAGATTCGCGAAATTGACCACGAGTTTCGCATGCGTCACGCCAATGGTTCTTATGTTTGGCTTCGTGCTCGAGCACAATTAATTGATAGAACAAGTTCTGGTAGGTATCTCGTTGGCATCGCAATGGATGTGAGTGAGCAGCACCGCCTACAAAAACGTAAGGCTGAGGCAGATCAACGCCTGTTTGATGCAATTGAAAGCACCCGTGAGGCATTTGTGCTTTGGGATAAAGATGGCAAGCTAGTGATCTGGAACGACCATTTCCAGAAGGTTCATAATATACCCGAGGAGGTATTAATGGCTGGCGCAGACCGCGATGTCGTTATGGAGGCGGCCAAACGACCAATCGTGGATAAACTTGTGCCAGCTATTAGCTCTAACGGCTACACAAAAAGCTATGAGATTAAATTGGCTGATGGAAGTTGGTTGCAAATTAGCGAACGCCGAACTAGCGATGGTGGTCTGGTATCTGTTGGAACGGATATTACAACACTTAAACTCAATCAGGACCGACTAAAAGAATCCGAAAGGCGACTAATGGCAACAGTTGGCGATCTTTCCCGATCCCAAGAAGAACTTGAGGCGAAAGCTGCCGAACTTAGCAAGCTTAATCTGGACTATCAGGTGGAGAAGGAACGCGCAGAGGCTGCGAACAGATCAAAATCACAATTCTTGGCGAATATGTCTCATGAATTGAGAACACCGCTAAATGCTGTCATTGGGTTTTCCGAAATATTAAAAACCGGTATGTTTGGCCCACTTGGGTCTGAGAAATATGAAGAATATACAGAAGACATTCATTCAAGCGGCAAACACTTGCTTGGCCTGATTAATGATATTTTGGATATGTCAAAAATTGAAGCTGGTCAGATGCAGATCGAACGTGAACCCGTTCGTCTTGACCCTGTGATTAATGAAGCTGTGCGCCTTATCTCGACACAAGCCACGACTAAATCCATCCAGCTTTATCACGAAATCGCACCTAATCTGGAGCTAGCTGGCGACCGCCGCGCCATGAAACAGGTGCTCTTAAACCTTCTTTCTAATGCTGTTAAATTTACTGACAATAAAGGTAATATAAGAGTCCGAGCCCGCCAGGTTAATGAAGCAATTGTTCTAAGCATTCAAGACACTGGTATCGGCATTCCAAAACATGCAATGTCAAAAATTGGTCAACCTTTCGAACAAGTTCAGAACCAATTCTCTAAGAGCAAGGACGGCTCGGGTCTTGGTCTTGCGATCTCTCGTTCTCTTATTAAACTGCATGGTGGGTTTATGCGCATTAGCTCAAAAGAGGGTGTGGGAACAACGGTTTCAGTGCGCATCCCCGTCAACGTTGTGCCTGCCGCAAAGCAAGAGGAAGATGGTCAGGACGACCAATCTGCAGCAGCCTAA
- a CDS encoding EF-hand domain-containing protein, whose protein sequence is MYIKTIVVASALALMITGVAAAKDGNQKRGKRGFQQMIEKIDVDKSGSISLEEFANLGVGKMISADKDGNGILAADEIQAEMEAERQRRRQERLTRRLDIDGDGTVTVAELKEMQAKRFAVLDVNSDGSLSEDELKKIRKKKRGYRR, encoded by the coding sequence ATGTATATAAAGACTATTGTAGTAGCATCAGCATTAGCGTTGATGATAACTGGAGTTGCCGCTGCCAAAGATGGCAATCAAAAACGCGGAAAGCGTGGTTTCCAACAGATGATTGAAAAGATCGATGTTGATAAGTCAGGTTCCATCTCATTGGAAGAGTTTGCCAACCTTGGAGTTGGGAAAATGATTTCTGCGGACAAAGATGGTAATGGAATTTTAGCGGCTGATGAGATTCAGGCGGAAATGGAAGCTGAGCGACAACGACGTCGACAGGAGAGGTTAACCCGACGTCTTGATATTGATGGAGATGGCACGGTAACTGTTGCTGAACTAAAAGAAATGCAGGCGAAGAGGTTTGCCGTTTTGGACGTTAATTCAGATGGTTCTTTATCAGAAGATGAGCTGAAAAAAATTCGAAAAAAGAAAAGAGGTTATCGCCGTTAG
- a CDS encoding bifunctional [glutamine synthetase] adenylyltransferase/[glutamine synthetase]-adenylyl-L-tyrosine phosphorylase has protein sequence MMKLINIKKSPVLPRSKKSQKEVASHLSSLRKEEPKLAKILSKKTDLFSYLTAVLSHSPYLLGIVCARPILLANTLENDLPSQMKLLLDRAGNAWLDDKGQPATEAETMRVLREVKREASLALAFYDLAQISNPQDTTRYLSELAAASLKASFNHLLLEAHGREKLRLKDINNPSDGSGLVVLGMGKLGADELNYSSDIDIVVFFDRAADIVSEDEDATDIFAKITRRLIHIMQHHTAHGYVFRTDLRLRPDPGSTPLAFSIEAALNYYEGRGQNWERAAFIKARPVAGDIQAGEQFIKELQPFMFRKFLDYAAIADINSIKRQINAHRGLGDISVPGHNVKLGRGGIREIEFFAQTQQLIAGGRNPDLRQSRTDEAINALVRAKWLDQKIADGLKQSYWYLRNVEHRIQMVDDQQSHELPEEKSELKTIALMMGEDNAKDFRKTYTKHLKYVESVYAELFEQEEQLTGDHGSLLFTGEDDDPSTLKTLSEFGFERTSDISRVVRNWHRGRYRATRSTQAIERLTELTPQLLQTFGKAQEPDDALLKFDAFLSGLPAGIQLFSLLGSNPGLLSLLQTIMTCAPRLADIISRRPHIFDGLLDPAVLSELPTPRYLQERLATFLKGAIYYEDVLDRLRIFCAEQRFLIGIRLLTGAISGMRAGVALSDLADLMISHALNAVIGEMEAKHGKISGGQVAILGMGKIASREMTAGSDVDMILIYNHDSLADESDGEKPLDPVRYYMRLTQRLIAAISAPTAEGVLYEVDLRLRPSGNKGPVATSLKAFSKYQRDEAWVWEHMALSRARCVAGSEELINKVHGEIHDILAAPRTHSELVKEIADMRKLIDEEKPPKDDWDFKLIPGGLIDIEFMMQYLSLRERAKGWQPPMQETGTSYLIEILGIPHLGNETADHLMDALKLWTNISQVTKLCVEGSFDQSTAPQGLMDLILKSVHMPDKKMLDAEIESNSKMIRDIFKEVVRH, from the coding sequence ATGATGAAACTAATTAATATAAAAAAATCGCCCGTTCTGCCACGTTCAAAGAAGAGCCAGAAGGAAGTTGCCAGTCATCTTTCCAGCTTGAGAAAAGAAGAGCCAAAACTGGCCAAAATTCTATCAAAAAAAACTGATCTTTTTTCATACTTAACCGCCGTACTTTCACATAGCCCGTATCTCCTAGGTATTGTTTGCGCGCGCCCAATATTATTAGCCAATACGCTTGAAAATGATCTCCCATCGCAGATGAAGTTGCTACTTGATAGAGCAGGAAATGCATGGCTGGATGATAAAGGACAGCCAGCGACAGAGGCCGAAACCATGCGTGTGTTGCGTGAGGTTAAACGTGAAGCATCACTTGCGCTGGCATTTTATGATTTGGCACAAATTTCCAACCCGCAGGATACCACGCGCTATTTAAGCGAGCTGGCAGCTGCATCATTAAAGGCGAGTTTTAATCATCTTCTTTTGGAGGCGCATGGACGCGAAAAGCTTCGACTCAAGGACATAAACAATCCATCGGATGGAAGTGGTCTTGTGGTTTTGGGTATGGGTAAATTAGGTGCGGATGAATTAAACTATTCATCCGATATCGACATTGTTGTGTTCTTTGATCGCGCGGCAGATATTGTTAGTGAAGATGAAGATGCAACGGATATTTTTGCAAAGATTACACGGCGTCTCATCCATATCATGCAGCATCACACCGCGCATGGATATGTGTTCAGAACTGATTTACGTCTACGTCCTGATCCGGGTTCAACGCCGCTGGCTTTCTCCATTGAAGCTGCACTTAATTATTATGAAGGCAGGGGGCAGAATTGGGAGCGCGCTGCATTCATCAAGGCGCGACCGGTGGCGGGTGATATTCAGGCCGGTGAGCAGTTCATCAAAGAGTTACAACCGTTCATGTTTCGTAAGTTCCTAGATTATGCTGCGATTGCGGATATCAACTCGATTAAACGCCAAATTAATGCCCATCGCGGATTAGGTGACATTTCTGTTCCTGGCCATAATGTTAAACTCGGTCGTGGCGGCATCCGTGAAATTGAGTTTTTCGCCCAAACACAACAACTCATAGCCGGTGGTCGGAACCCTGACTTGCGCCAAAGCAGAACGGATGAGGCAATCAATGCCTTGGTGCGCGCAAAATGGCTCGATCAAAAGATCGCTGATGGATTGAAACAAAGCTACTGGTATTTGCGCAATGTCGAACATCGTATTCAGATGGTTGATGATCAGCAAAGCCACGAGCTGCCCGAGGAAAAATCGGAGTTGAAAACCATTGCACTTATGATGGGTGAGGATAATGCCAAAGATTTTAGGAAGACATATACCAAACATCTAAAGTATGTAGAAAGCGTCTATGCCGAGTTATTTGAACAAGAAGAACAGCTAACAGGAGATCATGGAAGTTTGCTGTTCACGGGTGAGGATGATGATCCAAGTACGCTTAAAACGCTTTCTGAATTTGGGTTTGAGCGCACATCTGATATTTCACGAGTGGTTCGAAACTGGCACCGCGGACGATATCGAGCAACACGTTCTACGCAAGCGATTGAACGATTAACCGAACTTACACCGCAATTGCTGCAAACCTTTGGCAAGGCACAAGAGCCAGATGATGCGTTGCTGAAGTTTGATGCATTCTTATCTGGCCTACCTGCCGGCATTCAGCTCTTCTCACTGTTGGGGAGTAATCCGGGTTTACTATCTTTACTGCAAACTATCATGACCTGTGCACCACGCCTTGCTGATATTATTTCTCGCAGACCACATATCTTTGATGGGTTGCTAGATCCGGCAGTACTGTCCGAATTGCCCACGCCACGTTACCTTCAAGAACGGTTGGCAACTTTCTTAAAAGGGGCAATTTATTATGAAGACGTACTTGATCGCTTGCGTATCTTTTGCGCGGAGCAAAGGTTCCTCATAGGGATCAGATTGCTTACAGGGGCTATTTCAGGCATGCGGGCTGGCGTTGCCTTATCCGATCTTGCAGATCTTATGATAAGCCATGCATTGAATGCGGTTATCGGTGAAATGGAAGCCAAACATGGCAAAATTTCCGGTGGGCAGGTTGCTATTTTGGGTATGGGGAAAATCGCCAGCCGCGAAATGACGGCAGGTTCAGATGTCGACATGATATTGATTTACAATCACGATAGTCTGGCGGATGAATCTGATGGTGAAAAACCTCTTGATCCGGTACGCTATTATATGCGTTTAACGCAACGGCTGATCGCTGCGATTTCAGCGCCCACAGCGGAAGGCGTTTTATATGAGGTCGATTTACGTCTACGCCCTTCCGGTAATAAGGGCCCCGTGGCCACATCCCTTAAGGCTTTTTCTAAATATCAGCGAGATGAAGCATGGGTATGGGAGCATATGGCTTTGTCGCGTGCACGATGTGTTGCTGGATCAGAGGAGTTGATCAACAAAGTTCATGGCGAAATTCATGATATTTTGGCCGCACCTCGTACACATTCCGAACTTGTTAAAGAAATTGCGGATATGCGCAAATTGATCGATGAGGAAAAACCGCCCAAAGATGATTGGGATTTCAAATTAATACCCGGTGGTCTTATCGATATCGAATTTATGATGCAATATTTGTCATTGCGAGAGCGCGCGAAGGGCTGGCAGCCACCGATGCAGGAAACAGGCACTTCATATCTGATCGAGATTTTGGGCATTCCTCACTTGGGGAATGAAACGGCTGATCACCTTATGGATGCGCTTAAATTATGGACAAATATATCGCAAGTCACCAAGCTTTGTGTTGAAGGTTCATTTGATCAATCGACGGCGCCACAGGGTTTGATGGATTTGATATTAAAGTCGGTTCATATGCCAGATAAGAAAATGCTTGATGCGGAAATTGAATCAAATTCAAAGATGATACGAGACATATTTAAGGAGGTTGTGCGACACTAA
- a CDS encoding HAMP domain-containing sensor histidine kinase has protein sequence MPRLQAMLKTTAVRLSLLYLVLFVVSATVLVFYVSSQSEGLLRAQTERAINREVRAVSNAYRSGGVNNLVRFVERRSRQPGSNLYIIASPTGEIFGGNVAEIEAGVFDKEGDVIKPFNYKKFGDFEAEYIGLGHVMQLPNGFKLLVGRDLDEPNRFGDLIERALITALAIMGVGALAIWFFVGRSALKRIDRMSLASERIMAGDLSQRLPVMGSGDEFDRLSDSLNTMLGRIERLNEGLRQVSDNIAHDLKTPLTRLRNRAEAALASEGKEDHYRSALEDMISESDQLIRIFSALLMISRVESGSAAAQLSKISLSAAANDAAELYEPVAEDSDVELIGQIADNLNINGNRELIGQALTNLIDNAIKYASGHETSKIWIKLANVGDKVHLTVADNGVGIPEDKHGEVIKRFVRLDESRNMPGTGLGLSLVEAVMRLHGGELKLGPTDLNDKEHPGLSVTMIFPMKI, from the coding sequence ATGCCGCGCCTTCAAGCCATGCTCAAAACAACTGCGGTGAGATTATCACTGCTCTATCTTGTATTATTTGTGGTCTCTGCCACCGTGCTGGTATTTTATGTCAGTTCCCAGTCAGAAGGACTACTGCGGGCACAAACCGAACGGGCAATCAACAGAGAAGTAAGAGCTGTTTCCAATGCTTATCGCAGTGGTGGTGTCAATAATCTGGTTCGGTTTGTCGAGCGTAGGTCAAGGCAACCAGGATCTAACCTTTACATCATAGCCTCGCCAACGGGCGAGATTTTTGGCGGTAATGTTGCAGAAATCGAGGCGGGAGTATTCGATAAAGAAGGCGATGTTATAAAGCCATTCAATTATAAGAAGTTTGGAGATTTTGAAGCTGAGTACATTGGCCTTGGCCATGTTATGCAGTTGCCGAATGGATTTAAATTGTTAGTTGGCCGGGATCTGGATGAGCCAAACAGGTTTGGCGATTTGATTGAACGTGCATTGATCACAGCACTCGCTATCATGGGCGTCGGCGCGCTGGCTATCTGGTTTTTTGTTGGGCGATCGGCTCTAAAGCGCATTGATCGCATGTCGCTTGCCAGTGAACGTATTATGGCGGGGGATTTATCGCAGCGTTTGCCGGTGATGGGGTCAGGCGACGAGTTTGACCGTTTGTCGGATTCTCTGAATACGATGTTAGGCCGTATCGAGCGGCTTAATGAAGGCCTTCGACAAGTGTCTGATAATATTGCCCATGATCTAAAAACGCCGCTTACGCGTCTTCGTAATCGCGCAGAAGCAGCCCTTGCCAGCGAAGGTAAGGAAGATCATTACCGAAGTGCGCTGGAAGATATGATCTCGGAATCAGATCAGCTTATTCGTATTTTTTCAGCCCTTTTGATGATTTCCCGCGTGGAATCTGGTTCTGCCGCCGCCCAATTGAGCAAGATTAGTTTGTCGGCCGCGGCCAACGATGCCGCCGAGCTTTATGAGCCAGTCGCTGAAGATAGCGATGTTGAGCTAATTGGGCAGATTGCCGATAATTTAAACATCAATGGTAACCGAGAACTTATTGGTCAGGCACTGACTAATTTGATTGATAACGCCATAAAGTATGCGAGCGGACATGAGACATCAAAGATTTGGATTAAGCTCGCCAATGTCGGAGATAAAGTGCATCTGACCGTCGCTGATAATGGTGTCGGAATTCCAGAAGACAAACATGGCGAAGTGATCAAGCGTTTTGTCCGTCTTGATGAGAGCCGTAATATGCCCGGAACGGGTTTGGGTCTTTCCTTGGTTGAGGCCGTCATGCGGCTGCATGGAGGTGAGCTGAAACTCGGCCCAACAGATCTGAATGATAAAGAACATCCAGGTCTATCTGTGACGATGATATTTCCAATGAAAATTTAA
- a CDS encoding response regulator transcription factor, giving the protein MKILIIEDDLETAAYLSKAFREAGVTVDHASDGDSGYFLATENTYDVMVVDRMLPKRDGLSIISSLREKGNETPVLILSALGQVDDRVTGLRAGGDDYLTKPYAFSELLARVEILGRRKGTRDTETSYRVGDLELDRLSHEVRRAGQLINLQPREYTLLEYLMNNAGQVVTRTMLLENVWDYHFDPQTNVIDVHISRLRGKIEKGFDGALLHTIRGAGYILKAGE; this is encoded by the coding sequence ATGAAGATTCTTATTATCGAAGACGATCTAGAGACCGCCGCCTATCTCTCCAAAGCCTTTCGTGAGGCAGGTGTCACCGTTGATCATGCATCTGATGGCGACAGTGGATATTTCTTAGCAACAGAAAATACCTATGATGTTATGGTGGTCGATCGCATGCTGCCAAAGCGCGATGGATTATCCATCATTTCGTCCTTGCGTGAGAAGGGTAATGAAACACCTGTCTTGATCCTATCGGCTCTCGGACAGGTAGATGATCGTGTTACGGGTTTGCGGGCTGGTGGCGATGATTATCTGACGAAACCCTATGCTTTTTCCGAGCTTTTGGCGCGCGTCGAAATCCTTGGTCGCCGCAAAGGAACACGCGATACAGAAACGAGTTATCGCGTCGGTGATCTTGAATTAGATCGTCTAAGCCACGAGGTACGTCGGGCAGGGCAGTTGATCAACCTTCAACCGCGAGAATATACCTTACTTGAATATCTCATGAACAATGCAGGGCAAGTGGTGACGCGCACAATGTTGCTTGAAAATGTGTGGGACTATCATTTCGACCCGCAAACCAATGTCATCGATGTCCACATATCGCGATTACGCGGCAAAATAGAGAAGGGTTTTGATGGAGCACTTTTGCACACAATACGTGGTGCAGGATATATCTTAAAGGCCGGAGAATAA
- a CDS encoding Do family serine endopeptidase: MPKLLKFPKKSLLASTAAAGVAAAMLATALPVAVAPAYAEAVRVEAPQAPSFADVVEAVSPAVVSVRVQSEVRPVSDSGSRFNFDFGGRGFGDLPKDHPLRRFFDEFSGGGDDNDERADRGRRGERKGDGKRRLRPVSQGSGFFISDDGFVVTNSHVVGDGSAFTVITKDGTEHDAKLVGRDSRTDLAVLKVEPTKKFTYVALADEKDIRVGDWVVAVGNPFGLGGTVTAGIVSARGRDIGAGPYDDFIQVDAAVNRGNSGGPTFNLNGEVIGVNTAIFSPSGGNVGIAFAIPASTVRTVVDDLIENGAVARGWLGVRIQPVSADIADSLGLSDPQGALVSNSETDTPAAKAGIKAGDVITAVNGDTVEDARDLAKKIGAFDPDTDVELTIWRAGKAESITVKLGALPVEQALAASTPPADIEPEAEPAMIEGFGIVVEPNSEGPGLVVSAVEEGSVAQERGIRVGDVIIAVNNNDVKSTGDVAQVIDKAAKDGRKAALFQIERSNQNSFIALPIDAG; the protein is encoded by the coding sequence ATGCCAAAATTACTTAAATTTCCCAAGAAAAGCCTTCTAGCATCAACCGCTGCTGCTGGCGTGGCTGCTGCTATGTTGGCAACCGCTTTGCCTGTAGCGGTAGCCCCTGCATATGCAGAGGCTGTTCGTGTTGAAGCGCCACAAGCGCCAAGTTTTGCAGACGTTGTAGAAGCGGTTTCCCCTGCCGTTGTCTCTGTTCGGGTTCAAAGCGAAGTTCGACCTGTGTCTGATAGCGGTTCACGATTTAACTTTGATTTTGGTGGCAGAGGTTTTGGTGATTTACCAAAAGATCATCCGCTTCGTCGCTTCTTTGATGAATTTAGCGGAGGAGGTGATGACAATGATGAACGTGCTGATCGCGGTCGTCGTGGCGAGCGCAAAGGCGATGGCAAACGCCGCTTGCGACCTGTAAGCCAGGGCTCTGGTTTCTTCATCTCTGACGATGGTTTTGTGGTGACAAATAGTCATGTCGTTGGAGACGGGTCCGCATTTACGGTTATTACTAAAGATGGTACCGAGCATGATGCCAAGCTCGTTGGCCGTGATAGCCGCACAGATTTGGCGGTATTGAAAGTCGAACCAACAAAGAAATTCACCTATGTTGCACTCGCAGACGAGAAGGACATTCGTGTTGGTGATTGGGTGGTTGCAGTTGGTAATCCGTTTGGCCTTGGTGGTACGGTAACCGCAGGTATTGTTTCTGCTCGGGGCCGAGATATTGGCGCAGGACCATATGATGATTTCATCCAGGTGGATGCTGCTGTTAACCGCGGCAATTCGGGCGGTCCGACATTTAACCTAAATGGTGAAGTGATTGGCGTGAACACGGCAATTTTCTCGCCATCTGGCGGTAATGTCGGTATTGCCTTTGCAATCCCCGCATCAACGGTCCGCACGGTTGTGGATGATCTGATTGAAAATGGTGCTGTAGCTCGTGGTTGGCTCGGTGTACGTATTCAGCCAGTAAGTGCAGATATTGCGGATTCACTTGGCCTATCGGACCCACAAGGTGCATTGGTATCTAACTCCGAAACCGATACGCCAGCCGCAAAAGCAGGCATTAAAGCAGGCGATGTGATTACCGCAGTTAATGGTGATACAGTTGAAGATGCCCGTGATCTGGCCAAGAAAATTGGTGCTTTTGATCCCGATACGGATGTTGAACTGACAATCTGGCGTGCAGGTAAAGCTGAAAGCATTACGGTTAAACTCGGCGCACTTCCTGTTGAGCAAGCATTGGCAGCATCAACACCGCCAGCGGATATTGAGCCAGAAGCAGAACCTGCAATGATCGAAGGCTTTGGTATTGTGGTTGAGCCTAATTCCGAAGGTCCGGGCCTGGTGGTTTCTGCTGTCGAAGAAGGCAGTGTGGCACAAGAGCGTGGCATTCGGGTAGGCGATGTCATCATTGCAGTTAACAATAACGATGTTAAATCTACTGGTGATGTGGCCCAAGTTATTGATAAAGCAGCAAAAGACGGTCGTAAAGCTGCATTATTTCAGATTGAACGAAGCAATCAGAACAGCTTCATTGCGTTGCCAATAGATGCTGGTTAG
- a CDS encoding cytochrome c-type biogenesis protein, translated as MRWIKKHLLQLLIPVLMALMVLPANAVQPDEVLSDPALEARARALSVNLRCLVCQNQSIDGSNAELAKDLRVLVRARLTAGDTDKEVMDYIVSRYGDFVLLKPSFSAKNLFLWLTPILVLLLGGIFAFRKMNMKPQESASMDLSIDEKNKLKQILDE; from the coding sequence ATGAGATGGATCAAAAAACACCTTCTTCAATTGCTCATACCTGTGCTGATGGCTTTGATGGTGTTGCCTGCCAATGCAGTACAACCAGACGAAGTATTATCTGACCCTGCGCTGGAAGCACGAGCGCGAGCATTATCAGTTAATTTGCGTTGTCTTGTATGCCAAAATCAATCCATAGATGGATCAAATGCAGAGCTTGCAAAAGATTTGCGGGTGCTGGTCAGAGCCAGATTAACAGCTGGCGATACAGACAAAGAAGTTATGGATTACATTGTGTCTCGCTATGGCGATTTTGTGCTTTTAAAACCAAGTTTTTCTGCAAAAAATCTTTTTCTTTGGCTCACACCAATATTAGTTCTTCTCCTTGGAGGCATTTTTGCCTTTAGAAAAATGAATATGAAGCCTCAGGAAAGCGCGAGTATGGATCTCAGTATAGATGAGAAAAATAAATTAAAACAAATACTTGATGAATAG